A stretch of the Pseudomonadota bacterium genome encodes the following:
- a CDS encoding zinc-ribbon domain-containing protein: protein MKIVCDSCGAKYSIADEKVAGKIFRIRCKRCSEVLTIRGDQPAEAAAVQQPPIAAPPPDAIWHIVIAGEQQGPYTHTQLAELLAAHTIDWDAYVWRDGLDDWVPARDSAELVSLVTGQAPPSAASSAAASAQPEPAAAPAEQDDFAAEPPSMGADPFAGDASSPFGDAAAAESSPFGQVAAAGPGADLFASPAAAGPLARASQPQAAGPRVTAEQAMTGARNENSVLFSLGNLQALATGAGSAAPSDAASAPPSEDAGFAQGEASGLIDIRALAQAAGSGTDGPNGQSPQVDDLLMGSGGGGFGALGSPMSAGQVPEGEGTSKTLIVAILGGFAILAAAVVGGMMLLKEEAPAARSVLPSSPPPSAHRSDSKPTTGAASEQTAASPAAASPTAKPTQAEPPGAAAPEPEPVARKPQPKPSQQAGSHERRSARRRDTRSSRKARSSRQERPKKVAPEPKPKQRRASRTRPVQKAAAKPKKKAASGSIDDLLEQAVGGVPDPLTTKRKPVKVKTESNLPETPSRDQVMKALRAVQRSVKNCSKSEHGVAMTTITVSGSNGRVRSAKVSGDYAGTRAGSCIARAVRKARFPKFKKPEFKIQFPFRL from the coding sequence ATGAAAATCGTCTGCGATAGCTGCGGAGCGAAATACTCGATCGCCGACGAAAAGGTCGCGGGAAAGATCTTCCGGATTCGCTGCAAGCGCTGCAGCGAGGTGTTGACCATCCGAGGTGACCAGCCCGCTGAGGCGGCAGCTGTGCAGCAACCGCCGATCGCCGCGCCACCCCCCGACGCCATCTGGCATATCGTCATCGCCGGTGAGCAACAGGGACCGTACACGCACACACAATTAGCGGAGTTGCTGGCCGCGCACACCATCGATTGGGATGCCTACGTGTGGCGAGACGGTCTGGACGATTGGGTGCCCGCCCGCGACAGCGCCGAGCTGGTCAGCTTGGTGACAGGGCAGGCCCCCCCCAGCGCCGCGAGCAGCGCCGCTGCATCCGCGCAGCCCGAGCCTGCCGCGGCCCCTGCTGAGCAAGATGACTTCGCCGCGGAACCGCCTTCCATGGGAGCCGATCCCTTCGCAGGCGACGCGAGCTCGCCCTTTGGAGACGCCGCGGCAGCGGAGTCCAGCCCCTTCGGCCAGGTGGCTGCCGCGGGTCCGGGCGCTGACCTGTTTGCGAGCCCGGCCGCAGCCGGCCCGTTGGCAAGGGCGAGCCAGCCACAGGCCGCAGGGCCGCGCGTCACCGCCGAACAGGCGATGACCGGCGCGCGCAACGAGAACTCGGTCCTTTTTTCGCTGGGCAACCTGCAGGCCTTGGCGACCGGCGCCGGCTCGGCGGCCCCCAGCGACGCCGCAAGCGCACCCCCCAGCGAGGACGCCGGCTTCGCACAGGGCGAGGCCTCGGGTCTGATCGACATCCGGGCGCTCGCGCAAGCTGCCGGCAGCGGCACAGATGGCCCCAACGGCCAGTCCCCTCAGGTAGACGATCTGCTGATGGGCTCGGGCGGAGGTGGTTTTGGCGCCTTGGGCTCGCCCATGAGCGCCGGCCAGGTGCCCGAAGGCGAGGGCACGAGCAAGACGCTCATCGTGGCTATCCTGGGAGGCTTCGCCATCCTCGCAGCGGCGGTCGTTGGCGGAATGATGCTCCTGAAGGAGGAGGCGCCCGCGGCACGCAGCGTGTTGCCAAGCTCGCCACCCCCGAGCGCGCATCGCAGCGACTCGAAACCAACCACCGGGGCCGCTTCGGAGCAGACTGCGGCTTCCCCTGCTGCGGCTTCCCCCACAGCGAAGCCGACGCAGGCTGAGCCCCCGGGTGCAGCAGCCCCCGAACCGGAGCCGGTGGCTCGCAAGCCCCAACCAAAACCGTCACAGCAAGCCGGCTCGCACGAGCGGCGTTCGGCCCGGCGGCGCGACACACGCAGCAGCCGCAAGGCCCGATCCTCCAGGCAAGAGCGACCGAAGAAGGTCGCCCCCGAGCCCAAGCCGAAGCAGCGGCGTGCTAGCCGCACCCGTCCCGTGCAGAAAGCCGCGGCCAAGCCCAAGAAGAAAGCGGCGAGCGGCTCGATCGACGACCTGTTGGAGCAAGCGGTCGGAGGCGTGCCCGACCCGCTCACAACGAAGCGCAAACCCGTCAAGGTGAAGACCGAGAGCAACCTGCCTGAAACACCGTCGCGCGACCAAGTCATGAAGGCGCTTCGAGCTGTACAGCGCTCGGTGAAGAACTGCAGCAAGTCCGAACACGGGGTCGCGATGACCACCATCACCGTCTCTGGCAGCAACGGGCGTGTCCGGAGCGCCAAGGTATCCGGCGACTACGCGGGTACAAGGGCGGGCTCCTGCATTGCTCGGGCTGTGCGCAAGGCCCGGTTCCCCAAGTTCAAGAAACCGGAATTCAAGATCCAGTTCCCCTTTAGGCTCTAG
- a CDS encoding HAD-IC family P-type ATPase — protein sequence MSLFFSSGLSTAIRNAAGLFAPRSRRCWSSPTHMHIEYKALNADKLERFRLQVTQSIGQLERVHWVEVNPSTRRVVIAFDAHVYTRGELVRLVDDAERAAGAQSFTSDGPSHPADVEPELQMSVQLAADLMGVALGSLLRITPFKPPAVATNSSAVLSVVKGVPRLRVRLEESIGRERAELVLNLGLAAAQSVAQRPLACLVDAVHKAMLLREIESRRRVWDRREPQLCPRPVDQSEVSIEAPRRPVELPRGPVEEYADRAMFVSLGGFGLSLLMTRSFQHAAAALFGGLPRPARLGRDVFCAELASVLASRNILVRDPEVLRRFDRVGVLVLQGALVTSKTFAVGRDLVANGRIDAETARRKAMELFDPNHPVQVQSDGRFRLGPPELLDAPLGSELEARSKELSDRGALVLALWHEDEITALVDVDVLPQTGVQELIDAAHEAGIRVVIACDDETQLEELDTDDVITESEGLDSGIRRLQQEGRCVALVGSGAMKEFTTADCGIGLHRRAGPAPWGAHLVCGDDLSDVRFLLEAFVTARAVSKQSVYVALGAATVGMIVSAGGLLPMPMRRVLFVVNTATLLAMGNGVRNSYALRTRRLRAPRDPTPWHALSTEGVLARLRTSERGLSDQDARRRRLPVADKRSAVVEFAEACTDELFNPLAPLLAAGAGLSAAVGSVGDAAMVGGVVAINALVGGTQRYRTERAIRHLFRHAQRKVTVRREGAVRQALTQDLVHGDVVSLAAGDVVPADCRILRASSLEVDASSLTGESLPVRKGPEPSFEPHIPDRRSMLYEGTALVAGHATAVVVATAEDTEARRGALTAKRQPSQGGVEQRLRSLMSLTGPVAIGAGIGVVGSGLLRGRKLEDLVGSAVSLAIAAVPEGLPLLATAAQLAAAERLSRRGALVRNHRCIEALGQVNVLCLDKTGTLTHGQIELCSVSDGRHDERLGELGVTHVAALSAALRATSDGDLAGPLDPTDAALRRGAEGVDVHASTTRPGWERVAELSFESERSYHGALGRTPDGALLSVKGAPEVVLPRCTHWGAGVVLDQAARKELALEADRLARQGLRVLAVAERAAGPTHELDPGDLGHLTFHGYITFHDPVRPTAAQAIRGLRSAGISTIMLTGDHPSTAEAIAAELDLLRDGSVLTGSELNHLGDEELEARMPRISVFARVTPSQKVRVVRTLQRTGHTVAMAGDGSNDAPAIRLANVGVAVGEHSTTAARGAADVIFTDDRIETLVEAIIEGRAMWSCVRDAVSILIGGNLGEIGFTLLGGLVDGRPPLNARQLLLVNLLTDVAPAMAIALRPPERTRLESLANEGPDASLGESLDRDIAARALVTAAGAGSAWLMGRLTGRQARARTIGLTALVGTQLGQTLISGGASLPVVATSFGSALALAAVVQTPGLSRMFGCKPLDPVGWAIALAASTAATAASVIVPQLKQGWLERAGGASEHAEAAALRVRAEARHLPTDPGELLGEVATADAG from the coding sequence ATGAGTCTCTTCTTCTCGTCAGGCCTTTCCACCGCGATCCGCAACGCCGCCGGCCTTTTCGCGCCGCGATCGCGGCGCTGCTGGAGCAGCCCGACGCACATGCACATCGAGTACAAGGCACTGAACGCAGACAAATTGGAGCGCTTCAGGTTGCAGGTTACGCAGTCGATCGGACAGCTGGAGCGTGTCCACTGGGTGGAAGTCAACCCGAGCACGCGCCGCGTCGTGATCGCCTTCGATGCTCACGTCTACACGCGCGGCGAGCTCGTCCGGCTGGTCGACGACGCCGAGCGGGCGGCCGGGGCCCAGAGCTTCACGAGCGACGGACCAAGTCATCCAGCGGACGTGGAGCCCGAGCTGCAGATGAGCGTACAGCTCGCTGCCGATCTGATGGGGGTCGCGCTGGGCTCGCTGCTTCGGATCACGCCCTTCAAGCCCCCGGCTGTGGCAACCAACAGCTCCGCGGTGCTGTCGGTCGTAAAAGGTGTTCCACGTCTGCGCGTGCGGCTCGAGGAGAGCATCGGCAGGGAGCGCGCGGAGCTGGTGCTCAACCTTGGACTCGCGGCTGCCCAGAGCGTTGCCCAAAGACCGCTTGCCTGCCTGGTCGATGCTGTCCACAAGGCGATGCTGCTGCGCGAGATCGAGTCGCGGCGCCGGGTGTGGGATCGCCGTGAGCCTCAGCTGTGCCCGAGACCCGTCGACCAGAGCGAGGTGAGCATCGAAGCGCCACGGCGCCCGGTGGAGCTGCCGCGAGGACCGGTCGAGGAATACGCCGACCGCGCCATGTTCGTGTCGCTGGGCGGGTTCGGGCTCAGCCTTCTGATGACGCGCAGCTTTCAGCACGCCGCGGCCGCGCTCTTCGGCGGCCTACCGAGACCCGCGCGCCTCGGCAGGGACGTCTTCTGTGCGGAGCTGGCCTCGGTCTTGGCCAGCCGCAACATCCTGGTGAGGGATCCCGAGGTGCTGCGGCGTTTCGACCGTGTCGGCGTCCTGGTGCTGCAGGGTGCCCTGGTCACAAGCAAGACCTTTGCAGTCGGTCGTGACCTGGTGGCCAATGGGCGCATCGACGCGGAAACGGCACGCAGAAAGGCGATGGAGCTGTTTGATCCGAACCATCCGGTTCAGGTGCAGAGCGACGGACGTTTCAGGCTCGGACCACCCGAGCTTCTCGATGCCCCGCTCGGCTCGGAGCTCGAGGCCCGTTCCAAGGAGCTCTCGGACCGTGGCGCCCTGGTGCTGGCCTTGTGGCACGAGGACGAGATCACGGCGCTGGTCGACGTGGATGTCCTGCCCCAGACCGGCGTGCAGGAGCTGATAGACGCCGCGCACGAAGCGGGAATCCGAGTAGTCATCGCCTGCGACGACGAGACGCAGCTCGAGGAGCTCGACACCGACGACGTGATCACGGAAAGCGAAGGCCTGGATTCCGGCATCCGCCGGCTGCAGCAAGAGGGACGCTGCGTGGCGCTCGTCGGGTCGGGGGCGATGAAGGAGTTCACCACGGCTGACTGTGGAATCGGGCTGCACCGGCGCGCAGGCCCGGCACCGTGGGGCGCCCATTTGGTGTGCGGCGACGATCTGTCGGACGTGCGCTTCCTGCTCGAAGCCTTCGTTACTGCGCGCGCAGTTTCGAAGCAAAGCGTATACGTGGCGCTGGGTGCCGCGACCGTAGGTATGATCGTTTCCGCGGGCGGCCTGCTGCCCATGCCGATGAGGCGCGTGCTGTTCGTGGTGAACACCGCGACCCTGCTTGCCATGGGCAACGGCGTTCGCAACTCGTATGCTTTGCGCACGCGGCGCCTGAGAGCCCCGCGCGATCCGACTCCCTGGCACGCGCTCAGCACGGAAGGCGTACTGGCGCGCCTGCGCACGAGCGAGCGGGGGCTGTCCGATCAGGACGCGCGCAGACGCCGGCTTCCGGTGGCGGACAAGCGCTCTGCCGTGGTCGAGTTCGCCGAGGCGTGCACGGACGAGCTGTTCAACCCGCTCGCGCCGTTGCTTGCCGCGGGCGCGGGCTTGTCCGCGGCGGTCGGCTCGGTGGGCGATGCGGCCATGGTGGGCGGCGTGGTGGCCATCAACGCGCTCGTTGGCGGCACGCAGCGCTACCGGACCGAACGCGCCATCCGTCACCTCTTTCGTCACGCCCAGCGCAAGGTCACGGTGAGGCGTGAGGGTGCTGTGCGTCAGGCCCTGACGCAGGACTTGGTGCACGGGGACGTCGTGAGCCTGGCAGCCGGCGATGTGGTGCCGGCAGATTGCCGCATCCTGCGAGCCTCGTCGCTCGAGGTGGATGCGTCGAGCCTCACCGGGGAGTCGCTGCCGGTGCGCAAGGGGCCGGAGCCGTCCTTCGAGCCGCATATCCCCGATCGTAGATCGATGCTGTACGAGGGCACGGCGCTCGTGGCCGGACATGCGACCGCGGTGGTGGTCGCGACCGCGGAAGACACCGAAGCCCGCCGCGGGGCGCTGACCGCGAAACGCCAGCCCAGCCAGGGAGGGGTCGAGCAGCGGCTGCGGTCGCTGATGAGCCTGACCGGACCGGTGGCGATCGGGGCCGGAATCGGGGTGGTCGGCAGCGGCTTGCTTCGCGGCCGCAAACTGGAAGATCTGGTGGGCTCCGCAGTCAGCCTCGCCATCGCCGCGGTGCCCGAGGGGCTGCCGCTGCTTGCCACGGCGGCGCAGCTCGCTGCGGCAGAGCGTCTATCAAGGCGCGGTGCGCTGGTGCGCAACCACCGCTGCATCGAGGCGCTCGGGCAGGTGAACGTGCTGTGCCTGGACAAGACGGGCACGTTGACCCACGGCCAGATCGAGCTGTGCTCCGTTTCGGACGGGCGCCATGACGAGCGGCTGGGCGAGCTCGGTGTCACACATGTCGCCGCGCTCTCGGCGGCCCTTCGCGCTACTTCGGATGGTGATCTTGCAGGCCCGCTCGATCCCACCGACGCCGCGCTAAGGCGTGGAGCGGAGGGCGTGGACGTGCATGCCTCCACGACTCGCCCCGGCTGGGAGCGCGTGGCGGAGCTCTCCTTCGAGTCGGAGCGCAGCTACCACGGTGCCCTCGGCCGCACACCGGACGGGGCCTTGCTGAGCGTCAAGGGTGCTCCCGAGGTCGTGCTTCCGCGCTGCACCCACTGGGGCGCCGGGGTCGTGCTCGACCAAGCCGCACGAAAAGAGCTGGCACTGGAGGCGGACCGCTTGGCGCGCCAAGGGCTGCGCGTACTGGCGGTGGCCGAGCGCGCTGCCGGGCCGACCCACGAGCTCGACCCCGGCGATCTTGGGCACCTGACGTTTCACGGCTACATCACATTCCACGATCCGGTGCGGCCCACCGCAGCTCAAGCCATAAGGGGACTGCGCAGCGCAGGCATCAGCACCATCATGCTGACCGGCGACCACCCGTCCACGGCCGAGGCGATCGCTGCGGAGCTCGATCTGCTGCGGGACGGCTCGGTGCTCACGGGCTCCGAGCTCAACCATCTGGGCGACGAGGAGCTCGAGGCCCGCATGCCGCGCATCTCGGTGTTCGCCCGGGTCACTCCATCGCAAAAGGTGCGTGTGGTGCGCACGTTGCAGCGCACCGGTCATACCGTGGCCATGGCAGGTGATGGCTCCAACGACGCCCCTGCCATCCGCCTCGCCAACGTGGGGGTGGCCGTGGGTGAGCACAGCACGACCGCAGCGCGGGGCGCTGCAGACGTGATCTTCACCGACGATCGCATCGAAACCCTGGTGGAAGCCATCATCGAGGGACGCGCCATGTGGAGCTGCGTGCGCGATGCGGTTTCCATACTGATCGGCGGCAACCTTGGCGAAATCGGCTTCACGCTGCTCGGCGGCTTGGTGGACGGCAGGCCACCGCTCAATGCCCGGCAGCTGCTGCTGGTCAACCTGCTCACCGACGTGGCCCCGGCCATGGCGATCGCCCTGCGGCCTCCGGAACGGACCCGACTGGAATCGCTTGCCAACGAAGGCCCCGACGCCTCGCTGGGCGAGTCGCTCGACCGCGACATCGCCGCGCGGGCCCTGGTCACGGCAGCCGGCGCCGGCAGCGCCTGGCTGATGGGTCGTCTCACGGGCAGGCAGGCGCGGGCGCGTACCATCGGGCTCACTGCTTTGGTGGGCACGCAGCTCGGTCAGACCCTGATCTCGGGTGGTGCAAGCCTGCCCGTAGTCGCGACCAGTTTCGGTTCCGCCCTTGCGCTCGCGGCCGTGGTGCAGACCCCGGGGCTCAGCCGCATGTTCGGCTGTAAACCCTTGGATCCCGTCGGTTGGGCCATTGCACTGGCGGCTTCGACGGCGGCTACGGCCGCCTCGGTCATCGTGCCCCAGTTGAAACAGGGTTGGCTCGAGCGCGCGGGCGGGGCAAGCGAGCACGCCGAAGCCGCAGCACTGCGCGTTCGCGCCGAGGCCAGGCATCTGCCGACCGATCCGGGTGAGCTGCTCGGCGAAGTGGCCACCGCGGACGCGGGTTGA
- a CDS encoding electron transfer flavoprotein subunit alpha/FixB family protein produces the protein MTKVLVPAELLDGNVRSHTLSAISAARSITEQTGGSYDVLAVGEGASSAAPALAAYGAEKVLVAELAGGYCAEAYAPTVAEVTRTGGYAVLVACASTYGKDLMPRVAARLGAGIASDVVAIGIEDGRLTYRRPMYAGNVLATLRLRSGVQVVTVRQSEFAPAQATASASPVQQTPIQTDAAAERVEFIGIESVKSARPELTEARVVVSGGRALKSADNFTSVLEPLVDAFGAAMGASRAACDAGYVPGDLQVGQTGKVVAPDLYVAVGISGAIQHLAGMSGSKVIVAINKDREAPIAQVADYFLCADLFDVVGELTEAVKALKS, from the coding sequence ATGACCAAAGTCCTGGTCCCGGCCGAGCTGCTGGATGGAAACGTTCGCAGCCATACGTTGTCGGCTATCAGCGCCGCGCGTTCCATAACTGAACAGACAGGTGGATCCTACGACGTGCTGGCGGTCGGGGAAGGCGCGTCGAGCGCCGCCCCGGCGCTCGCAGCGTACGGGGCCGAAAAGGTCCTGGTCGCAGAGCTGGCCGGAGGGTACTGCGCCGAGGCGTATGCCCCGACCGTCGCCGAGGTCACGCGCACGGGCGGCTACGCGGTACTGGTGGCCTGCGCCAGCACCTACGGCAAGGACCTCATGCCACGCGTGGCAGCCCGGCTTGGGGCGGGTATTGCGAGCGATGTGGTAGCTATCGGCATCGAAGACGGCAGGCTCACCTACCGCCGGCCCATGTACGCCGGCAACGTGCTGGCAACGCTCAGGTTGCGCAGCGGCGTCCAGGTCGTAACCGTACGCCAGTCCGAGTTCGCCCCGGCCCAGGCAACAGCCTCGGCGAGCCCGGTGCAGCAGACCCCGATCCAGACCGACGCTGCGGCCGAACGTGTCGAGTTCATCGGCATCGAATCGGTCAAGAGCGCCAGGCCCGAGCTGACCGAGGCCAGGGTCGTGGTCTCGGGCGGGCGGGCTCTGAAGAGCGCGGACAACTTCACCAGCGTGCTCGAGCCGCTGGTCGATGCCTTCGGCGCCGCCATGGGCGCGTCGCGCGCTGCGTGCGACGCCGGATACGTGCCCGGTGACCTACAGGTGGGACAGACCGGCAAGGTGGTCGCCCCCGACCTCTACGTGGCCGTGGGCATCAGCGGGGCTATCCAGCATTTGGCCGGCATGAGCGGCTCGAAGGTCATCGTGGCAATCAATAAGGATCGAGAGGCACCCATCGCTCAGGTGGCCGATTACTTCCTTTGCGCGGACTTGTTCGACGTAGTGGGGGAGTTGACCGAGGCCGTCAAGGCGCTCAAGAGCTAA
- a CDS encoding electron transfer flavoprotein subunit beta/FixA family protein encodes MRILVSLKRVCDPDNANKVKVEKDATRVTSEGLEWKLNPFDEYAVEAALRLNENAATREQLGETVVVSLGPAEVAASLRQALAMGADRAILALAEDDALDSWVVARALRALVEREQPELVLMGKQAVDGDSNAVGQMLAELLGWPMATFAMSVRTEDNGKSLTVGREVDTGVLTLKVQCPAVVTVDLRIVTPTAVGNGVTPEEHRYNEGARYASLKGIMQAKKKPLEQLELAALGIDPTPASEYLRFELPAARGGKVAFVDSVTELVDRLHNEAKVI; translated from the coding sequence GTGAGAATACTGGTCTCGCTCAAACGCGTATGCGATCCGGATAATGCAAACAAGGTGAAGGTCGAAAAGGACGCCACGCGAGTCACGTCGGAGGGTCTGGAATGGAAGCTCAACCCCTTTGATGAGTATGCCGTGGAGGCTGCGCTCAGGCTCAACGAAAACGCGGCGACCCGGGAGCAGCTCGGCGAGACGGTCGTGGTGTCGCTGGGGCCTGCCGAAGTCGCCGCGAGCCTGCGCCAAGCCCTCGCGATGGGCGCCGACAGAGCCATCCTGGCGCTGGCCGAAGACGACGCCCTCGATTCGTGGGTCGTTGCGCGCGCGCTCAGGGCGCTGGTGGAGCGAGAGCAGCCGGAGCTGGTGCTTATGGGCAAACAGGCGGTCGACGGTGACTCGAACGCGGTTGGCCAGATGCTCGCCGAGCTGCTCGGCTGGCCCATGGCAACCTTCGCCATGTCGGTGCGCACCGAAGACAACGGCAAGTCGCTCACGGTGGGGCGCGAGGTGGATACGGGCGTGCTCACCCTCAAGGTGCAATGTCCGGCGGTCGTAACCGTAGACCTGCGAATCGTCACGCCCACTGCAGTCGGCAACGGAGTCACACCGGAGGAGCACCGATACAACGAAGGTGCGCGCTACGCATCGCTCAAGGGCATCATGCAGGCCAAGAAGAAACCCCTCGAGCAGCTCGAGCTCGCCGCGCTCGGCATCGATCCGACCCCCGCTTCCGAGTACCTTCGCTTCGAGCTGCCGGCAGCACGCGGAGGCAAGGTGGCTTTTGTGGACAGCGTGACGGAGCTCGTCGACCGGCTGCACAACGAAGCCAAGGTGATATGA